The genomic stretch ATAAAAATAGGCTTCTTCACCTGGAACATGAAGAAATTGGGGCTGGTCTTCTTTCCCGTTGTGCCCATTACATAGAGAAAGTCAGGCGTCAAAACAAAAGGGACCCTCTCCTTGGTTATTCCCAGAAAGCTCTTGTAGTTTCCAAGGATGTGTCCAAAGTCAATGTGGAATAGATTACCTAAGCACAGCAGATTATTCATTTATCAAGCGCTACATGCAACACAATCAACTTTCAGATCACCTTTTTTCCTTACCTCATGATCTTTAATGGtatatttcattaaattatCAATAATTATGAAGAACCTAATGaccaaaacaaacataaatgcTAAAGACCATGCAAAGACACTAAGTAGAAACATACCTAACAAAAGAATCCTCAACTACTTCACTATCTataacactaaataaataaatataaggaaCCCTTTTGTCTAATAGCGTACACATTACACCAAAGCACTGTaggatgtgattggtcagaaagtgttgattaattttctgtaacagcagctctgacaccaCTCCAGGCTTCAAGGCAAACTGTAGAGTATACAGTATTATAACTCGTTCTGATACGTCATTTTACAACATGATATGTAACTATTCACTTATGAAAATACATTAATTCAAGTCTTTAATTCAGGTCTcgtgaattttattttactttactttattttattatttttatttatatattttaaatataatttaatttcatgttcttttattttacttttattttttatttcagaataaaaatgacacagtttaaaagtaaatttacatttaatatttccATGGTATGTCCTCAGGTGTCTTTTTATGAACACTGGCCTTACGCTTTGCAccaaataattataaatacttCTTGCTGTCCTGCTGTGATGTTCCTTTTTGTGTGATTTAGTTTTATTGAcaataaatctgttcatttaGATTTGAAACCATTGTAGAGAAGTTGTAAATGTTTAACTCTAAAGTGTTAagaattatcattattattattattattattattattattattattattattgaatgaTATGACCCATAAGTCATTCAATCAACCGCTATTcaacattattaaatattaaaataattgttttaatacattaaatTTACTCTGATTATATGAAATAATATAGTGAATATTATTTATAGGAATTATTTACAGGAAATTATATAggaatataattaatattcctGTGGTATATGGGAATAAATCACTCTAGCATGCTTTCTCCATCACTTTTTTGCAGATTaaacttatttaaaaccttCTTTACTTGAAGTTTGTTTAATCAGAAAAGTGTCGACTTGAAACAGGAAGCATGAGCCAGTCCACTCCAACCACTGAAACTCTCATCTGCTGTGTGTCattaaatacaaacattttatttgtgcttttttaCCAGATTCGGTGACCATGATGTTGTCGTTATGGCGATCGCCTATCCCCAGGACGTAGGTTGCTACACAGTAACCTCCACAGGAATAGACAAAGCGCTCCACTGCCTGCTGGTACTGGAGGGAGGACAGAAACCtcaatgtctttttttattacacacatTTGCAATTATGCAAAGATAACCATGCAAACAGGGAAGGCGAACAATACACATTCAGTAAGAGTGCTGGGTAATACTCGTCATTTCCTGTCAGCAGCTGAATTCCTTCTGAAATAAAAGGCTGTACCTCAGACAAAGCCTTTTTTGAACCAGGAAATAGACCTGCAGACGTTTCCTTCCCCGCTGATGCAAACAATCATACCCTCTAACAGAAAACAACATACCTTGTCCTCATTCACACATTTGTCTCGCAGCCACTGGTTCAGGATTTCATCTTTAAAAGCTCCAGTATTCCCCACAGTGCTTTGCTGGATGTTGGCAATGGTGGTAGCATCCTTCACGATCTCGATCATTCCTATGGTCAGGAATTCAACATTAATCCAAACTTACTGGGGTAAACATTCAGAGTCCACAAGTATTAACAGAATTTTACTGACTTACCGATTTTATTTCCAGTAGAAATACAACCATAGGGCAATAAGGACAGATCTAGAGATTCAGTCTCCCATATAGACTCCATGATCAACAGAATCTGCATTGTGATAAAGATTTAAAAGTATTGGTATTGTTTCTAATGACAGCACAGAAGActtgttttcattatttaatcGTCACCTGTAGAATTAACATGTCCTGTCGAAGGTCATCTCCATCCTTGAAGATGATCCCAATCGTATCGCTCGACAAAGTGGTGGGGTCCGCTCGCTTAAACTGCAGCCACAGGGGTTTCTTTTTGGATGCCATTACTTTGCATTGCTCAATCTGTGAACAGAAACAGTTTCATAACAGACTGTCTAACTGAACAAGTCTGAAACAGTCTTATGTCAAATATCATATGTCTGTTTTAGCTTCTTGAAATGTAGCAAAACCTGTCCAACAAGCAACCAGGGTCACACGAGTAACAAGAAACTTCTATGCCACCAATACTAAAACAGAAGGTCTGTTGTGCTCCACCACCTACCACCAGTGACCCAGCTCGCAGACCGGGATCATACGGTACTTTAAAGCTCTCAGGCAAACCCTGCATTTGCAGACTCTCCAGTTTCTGGCGCAACTGAAAAACAACTAGAGGACAGCAAGATGATTAGATGGCTAGTCCTTCAGGAGTTGGAACTGAAATACAAACTCATCAGGATGGGCAATCACCTTGTGGAGAAACATCATACTTCTCAGCAGATATGGCTTTGACCTCACGGGTGACCTTCTGTAGTGCCTCAGTAATTTCCACCTGCTTCCTGAAGTCCTGCAGCATGGCGTCTCCACAGCCACGGAGGTAGGCCTCTAAAATAACTGCATAGCGCTGTTGGTAGTGCATGGACTGAGCTATCTCACTCCGCAAGAACCAGAAGAGGAAATGGCCAATTCGCTTGCTCTGTGAAGAAGATGGAATGAAAGTTCACaccattaaaattaaaaacagactaTTTCTGTACAACATCACCATGACGGTACAGAGAAACTCACCCTGAGAGCACGCTTAAGGAGAAACCTGGCAAGCGCACTATCATGATAGGGTTCAAACTTAACAGcctgggggggggggcaaatgaacaaattaatgaaacattttgctttttttagatttgttagTTGAGTGAGACATacaggaataaataataaatatgactgAGGAAATATAACACAGATAAAGGATAACTGTGGCAAATAGGCATGCCACTCATTATTTTTGTTAATGGAGGTTTTTTCACAAGGCTTACCTGAACCAGCTGTAAAAGGTAGCGAAGGACATCGTCATCACCAAGAGtctccaacttcctgacagCCATAGTGCGCACATTTGCATCAGAGAAGTGGCAGTCCAATAGCTGCATCGCTAACCCCACATCCAGAGGGCTCCGGTCCCATGCTGTGCTTTTATCTAAAAGATGATGTGTGGCCATGACAGCTTCCTGTTTTCCCCACTTCACAGAGCCGAGAAACTTGGGGTAGGCTGAAGGATGCCGCACACACTCCTGTCTGAAATGCCAGAGCAGCTCCTTATCTTCCACACTGAGTGGATGCAGAGGATCGGTAGCCACGATTTGATCAAACTGTTTCCGTAAATGGTTCGGCATCTCTCGTTTCCCTCTCTCCCCTTCCATTTCCGATGCGTCTCGGGAATCCCTGCTCTTAGGCAAAGCCACTGGGTAGCAATACTTGTCCAGTAGCACTGCAATTGCCATGGAACTGGTTTTGTCTGGATTGGTGGCAGAAGTGAGTTTATCTGCATTCACACTGCTGTTATCCTCACTTTTCTCAGGCATCTTCCACATGTGCAGGATGAACTCGCCCTGTCTGAGTAAAGACCGATGGTCCACCACTAACAGGTTTACGTAGTAGAGCAGGCGGCTCTTGTTCTTGCTTTCGAGCGAAGAGCTGTCTCTTGAggtctgtgtttgtgctttACCACACAACACCTGCAGGTTCAGCCGAGCACCTTTGGGTAAATCCTTGATCTTAATGTTGAAATCGAGCCAGCTATTCCACAGCACCTCTTCAGTGAAGGGCTTTGAGGGTGTCCTCTCCTGCGCTAGCAGCTGCTGCCCATGGAAAATGCTGGCCTCCACGAAGACCATCAGTTCTGAATTACAAGGCAGGACTGGTATATCAATCCCCAGGATTTTGACTCTGAACTTGCGGTTACAGTCCCAGAGGGAGACGGTGAACACCTTCTCATGGTCCTTCTCATTAATAGTCAATTGCTCATGTGTGCCCGCTACACCAGTGCAGTCATCCACCTGTGACCAATCCTCCTTTTGGACCACATCTTGTTCAGGGTTTGGAGGGGATTCAAGCACCAAATGGATCTCTTCTCCACTTTTGAGGCACTGTCTGATCCAGTGGAAGTTTTTGATGGGATAGTCTCCGAACAGATATTCTTCTCTTCCACAAACCCTCAGAACAAAATCTGATTCGTTGACGTCCTCTGGGATGCCGAGCAGAGCCCTCTTGTTGACGGTCTTTATGAAAAAACTCTGAAGGATATGAAACGGTGTGTCATCAATCGATACCTTTATCGTCTGACTCGAGGTGTCTCTGTGTATCACCAGGAGAATGTGGTTGTTAGTGATTTTACTCAGCAGGTAATCAGGTAAGGCTTTGGTGGCTATCCAGGGGTCCATCGAGTAAAGTTTGGGATCTCGGTCAGCCAGTTCAATTTTTCTGGTGGTAAGTAACTTCCTCCTTGTGAACTCCAGCTCATCGTCATGAACATTACTGACATCTGTCACGTCATAACCGATAAGATGATTTAGAAATTTCTGGTACTGGATGGATTCTTCAGAAGGCTGAGGCCTCAGAACCAGGTAGATTTTTCCAACCTCCTTTTTAAGAGCTTTCCAGTAGCGAATGCAGTCCAGGGTCTGAAACACCTGGTGCTTGTCATAGATCTCACACCAGCTCCCTTTCTTTTGGTAGAGCAGGATGCAGTGGTCAGGTGAATACTTCTGGTAGAATTCAGGGCACACGTTGGTTGTGACAGCCTTCAGCCACAGCTGGGTTTTGACCTGCTCTACCGTCCAGTTCCCGATCACATCCAGCTGCAGCGTGTCAGGGTTTTTGGTGGTTTTGTTAGTCGTAGGAAGCACAAACTCTAAGGATAAATGATCCATTGCTGTGGATGAGTTGGATGTAAAtgctttcatttttcttctcctcctccggATTTCACCTCTAAGAACTACTGGAGATTCATCATCACTAACGTGCTGCTCCATAACCGAGGCTAAAACCGTGTCAGAGCAAAACATTCGTCAGTGCTTTGGTTTTTATACTTCTATACAGTCTCTAGGAAAAAAAGGGTTAATTAGATGTTTCCTAGCCAAGATGACTACAGCAAAGCAGGAACGGTCATTAATGCAGATTTACTGAAGAAAGTTGTGACTTTATTTAAAGACATATAGATTACTGAGTGAGCTTCCAAATGACCAGGGAAATAACTTTAACTCCAAAAAGGACAAAAGCTGAGCTGTGAAGAGCTGAAACCCCCTCAGACTCACAGCTGAACAGAGATGATGTATATTTAAGTTCAACGCAAAGGAAGTCACACAACAGGAAGTGTTTAATGTTAGTCCACAATAAATCAGCTGTGAAGCTCAGAAATGTCTTTATTCCAATCACATCTGTTTCTATTGTGTAGTAAAAACAACAAGAAGACAAGACTGACGTTTTATTAGAGGGTTACTGAGTGATCTGTGTTATATCTGATATCTGAGAAACAGCACTAATGCGGAAGTTTTGTTTTCAGTCAAATCGCCTGAGAAAGACGGAACCGCTTcttctgcagagagagagagattcacatgtgtgtgtgtgtgtgtgtgtgtgtgtgtgtgtgtgtgtgcatggttcAAAGTAACGGACcctgctcctgtgtgtgtgtgtgtgtgtgtgtgatgtgaaaaCTCACCGTTCAGCACACACAGGGCCAGCTGTACCCCCGACGGCGGACAGACGGATCCCGAGACATTGATGCGAGAGAAGTGGAATTTCTCCTCGTTAGAAACAGCGTGTCTTTACTGAAGTTTCCACATGCACCCTGtgagctgtcacacacactctcacacacacacacacacacacacacacacaccagacgcACTTTCAGCACACACCCACGGGGCGCGTGACGTCAGCGGTGGCAGCGAGTTAGCGCGCGCTCTCTCTGGTTACCGGAAATTTCCgagctgtgtgtttctgtaggtgTTTTACACAGTTACATGATGTTACACCTACAATAATCTGCTTACTGAACTTCATTCTTTTCTCATTTTGATTATAATGTCAAATTCCGCCATTTTGATGAATACTGCTAATCACAGGAGTTCATATCTGCtgaattattaaaaacacacacacacacaaataaaactcactcactcagtctgAAAGgggatttagatttttcttgtttttttttttacttttaaattgctctttttattactgtttgttgtaatgtttattttataaaaacattaaaagacatatttgacttttttctaTTGCCCTTTGGCGCCCCCTAGTGGCCGGTTGTGTTGAACCATTTTGCTTttcattacttttttattaaacagaaaatcagctcaattaaattaatatagtataaataatttaacaatCTAATGAttagatataataaattaaatatagtaTTATAATAATACTTATATACTATACTTAAGTtatgatttttaaaacaatgtttttgGAAAACATCACCTAAGCAAGTGGCCATAGTCAAAAATATCTAATATTTTCTACCATAAGATCAAACTAAAAATCTAATAAACCATGAacaagaaaaagtgaaaaaaaatctaaaatattctcaaataaaaaaacaaacagatagaaCAGATCCAAATAAAGACCAAAGACCATCATTGCTTTTAGGATTGTTTCAGGATTTCCCAATTTTCTggaaaataaatagcaaaaaaaaaaaaaaaaaaaaaaaaaaaaaaaaaaatatatatatatatatatatatatatatatatatatatatatatatatatatatatatattcatattcacaaTTTACAATTTTGTCTTGTTAAAGTAAAGGAAACTGATTCCTACAAATTGGGACTCATTTCAAGCTTAAAACAAACTTGTCGTGGCAGATTTAGTTTATTTCAACATTTACAACTAGAAATATTTTACAGCAAGAATATAATTTATTTGAGtcttatatttggtttattctaattttattataaGAAACACTAGATTATATTTTACATGTTTAACTCTCAAATATTTAATCTTAGACATTTGTAAATCATAATGAATGTGTCAAGGTACAAGCAACAAGACTTACACCACGTGTGGTCACCTTTATTTCAATACATACGTATTATTAGGCAGACTCTTTATGATAAGACACAGCATGTAGCCAGTTTGTTAGCTTTCTCAGCTTTCTCTACCGGATATACAGCTGCAGTGTTGTACTGACTACACAATACAAGTTACAAGTGTGGTCAGTGTATCTGTAGAAACATTAGTTGCTAAGTGATGGACTGCTAATGAATAAGTCTATCCTCACGCTCCATTGTTGTGCTAAAGTATTAGGTTTAATTAGACAGAATTCAGAACTGGATACAGGATTCCTAAGCTTTGGGCTACGTTGCTTATTTATCTGTCAACTATTCTGAAATGTAAACTACAAAAatctaaaatgtttacattgatTTGATCTACTTTTCCTGTTATTTGACAGCGACAACAACAAAATCAGCACTCCTTGTACATTTTCAAGAAAGCATGTTCATCCACTCAGTTCATggtgactgtaaaaaaaaaatcccttaaatttattgtttaatagtttAGGAGTTGAATTCAACACCACAGcgctattcattcattcatctttagcaAACTCTTCCTCTTTGTCAGGGTCAGTCTAGAGAGAGTATGTGTTATTATTGTATCCCGTGTAACTCTACACACCACCGGCACAGTGAAACGAGAGACGCTCTGCCATATCATAccataaaaaagagaaagagcaaagacactttctttccctttttacCTTTCCTTCTTGTTCAGTAAATATAGGGACATCTGGTGCTCAAGCTATTTAAAATCTGGAGATGATGtctggtggatggatggagattAGAACATGCTCATGTTCTTCTACAAGCAGCACACTGAGAGAACGCAGCACCCTGTCCTGTCACCAACTGGCTAAAGATTACGTGATGTTCATCTACTTAACCTTTGTGTAGACACCTGGAtagtggaaggtgtgtgtgtgtgtgtgtgtgcgctcattTTACATGACTCAGCATTCTCACTGTAAACCTAATGTTATGTCGTCCTGTGAAGAACTgatgtcccatccagggtgtatatTCACCTCACACCCCGTGTTCCTCAGAGTGATTAGTGGCTCCACATCCACTGGACACTGGCCATAAGGATGTCTTTAAGCGACTCAGGATCATGAGAGGATTAGCAAAAAAGCCAAACAGAGCCTCAACTTTTACTGTACTATACAGTGGCAAGAAGAAGTATGTGAAACCTTTGGAATTAGCTGCATTTGTGTATAAATTTGTCTTAAAATCTGGGTTGTGTTTGATCAACAAACACAATCTGTTTCAACTAATACCGCACAGATTACTATATTGTTCTTGTGCATATTGAGTATACCATTCAAATATTCATAGTACATGTCGGAAAAAGAATGTGAAACCTTACGTGAAAGCTAATCAGAGATGGAAACATGGCATCCAATTAATGAGATGAGAATGGAGGTGTGGGATTGAGCTACTTTCACTTATATAAAACATTGAAACATTTTGAGTTTGTTATTCACAGGAAGCATCATTTAACATGAACCATGCCTTGAGATCTCAGAAGACCTactatcaaataattttttgacTTGCAGAAAGCTGGAAGGGGTTACAGAGTTATCTCAAAGAGCTTAGGTATTCATCTGACTGCTGTTAGTGAAAGTGTCTATAAATAGAGACGATTTATGTGGCTACTCTTCCCTAGAAGCAGCATTCCAGCCAAGTACAACTGTCATTATGGTAAAAAAGAACCCTAGAGTTACAGCTAAAGACTTGAGGAAATCACCTCAAATCAGCATCAAATGTGCTACACAATAGTTAACATTTCTGCACACTTGAAATTTGTGAaatattttgtggactaatgaACATGCAGCGCTATGTCTAGAGCAAAAAGggcatcactttttttttttaatttattattatttttataattatattttatttttaaaataataataataatatatgtatatatatatatatatatatatatatatatatatatatatatatatatatatatatatatatatatatattatgttatatatgATCTGCTACAAACAGCAGACCCTGCCATTGCACAATGGCTGCTGTTTGTAGCGGATCATTCAATccacatgatttggcacaggttctaccccggatgcccttcctgacacaaccctcccatttttatcttgGGACCCGggactgagagttaactcttcagcaGCTGGGGTGGcatccctgcccaggaatcgaacccaagCCGTGGCAATGAGAGCTCAGGAttctgctgctggaccaccaggaggccaaaAAGGGCACCACATACCTCATGAAAACATCATCCCAGTGATAGAAGGGGCATCATGATGTGGGTCTGCTTTACTGATTTAGGGCCTGTACCACTTGCCATCATTGAGGAAAAAATGAATTCCCAAATTGATTAAGAGATCACAGTGTGGCTGATGAAGCTCAGTAGAAGCTTGGtgatgcagcaggacaatgatcctaaacatcAAAGTAAATCTATTACAGAGTGgcctcaaaaaacaaaaaaaagaggctaATCCGCGGTTACAGGAAACGCTTGGTTGAGGTTATTGCTGTCAAAGGAGGATCAACTAGCTATTAAAAAGTGTTCACTTAGTTTTTTCATTGCACTGTGAATGTGTAATGGGATGTCAATAGAGACATTAAAGATTAtaactgtttgtgtgttgttggctTAAGCACATTGTGTTTGACTCTGATAAAGATGAGATGATATTTTATGACTAATTAATACAGAAAACTAATTCCAAAGggttcatttacattttcttgctactgtacatacactatatggctaaaagtatgtggacatctggTCATTACAACAATATGtagttcttccccaaactggtGCTACAGAGCACACAATTGTTTATACATGTCTATATATGCTGTAGTGTTGTAAGTTCCCTTCACTGGTACTAAGAGACTCAAAccagttccagcatgacaatggcCTTGCGCTCAAAGCAAGCTCTatatggtgtgttaaggttggagtggaagaactggagtggaAGGTCTctacagagccctgactctgactcaaccccactcaacacctttgggacaaATTAAAATTTCAAGTTTGTGCCAGACATCAGTGCATATCCTCTTGTGCATTTGTtgttgaatgaacacaaatcctccACAGCCAAGTCTATTCTATTGCAAAGCCTTCTTCAAAAAGTGGAGGCTGTTATAACAGCAAATGGAGAACAACTCTGTATTAATTGCTCATGGTTTTATAATGGGATGTCCAGTACTCAGTGTTCATATACCTTTGGCCACATAATTTACACTGTAAGAAAACTGTTTATTCGGAATACAATTTGGCACATGGGGTAGCCTCGATATAAATCCTTGAGTCATATCTATCCCACCCCAAGCTATCCCATTTGTGTCAGTGTCCAGTGTGAGTAATGGCAAGGGGAAGGTCAGATAATGAAGGGGAGAAGAGCTATGTACTGAATTACTCTATATAACCCCACTGAAAACCTTTGGGGTGACTCTAGTGTAAAGCCTTCAGAGAAGAGTGGAGCACTTTATAGCAGTAAAGGAGGATTGAATCTGACACGGGAAGTTCAACAAGCCCATCATctcttctttatatttatttcatttatattcatgatGAAAGTGTCTGCTATTTgaataaatatcttaaatactttttaaactataaacacacattttccgttttttattcttttttgacaaacttaaatttataaatatgtataaaataaatatgaaccACTTAACACTACACATCTTACAAGCCTGTGTTACTATAAACCACATTCTTGCCAGAGATCTTAGATTTACTCTTCCTCAGCTAACCAAATCCCACCCAGAGCTCAGCTGGAATATTTTCTATTTCTGGCGGACCAAACTCTAGCCAAACAGATACAGTTTACtttatgtttgttttggttGACCAGAGACTCCAGACTCCAGCCAGGGCTCAGTCTAATGCTGTCTGACACAGAAACACTGCACCAGCAATAAGCCAGACGTGCTGAATGTGGACCAGACTCAGCCCAGGCTGCTATCTGGGGTGGGTGCGaaagtcaggtgtccacatacttttggacattattttttattttactaaaacCTCAAGTAAGAGTTGTAAATGAGATTAACCAGGAGTGTTAGGAGCAATGAAAACACCACTATGGACCAGGGAGCTGGAGTGAAAGTTGAGTCGATtgtaaactttaaactttaaacatCCTGAATTAGCACAGGACTTGATCTTTTCTCACTCGAGTTTTTTTCCACTAACTCTGTTAATAGATCAGGTTTAATACTGTAACTAAGCCCTCTTTTCTgtacaccccccccaccccgATTAGGATGCTGGCCTGCTGCCATATTGTCCATAACCCCggtatcactacatcactgcaCTATTTTTGGACTTTTGCTATACTGTAGTCACGAATAAAATCCATCCAGGACACTCCACAAATCTTAAATGTTCTGCTGTAGGTTAGAGGCCAAAACTATGACACCATTATATCTCAGATCAGCTGAAGTGACCGTAAACCGTATAATCCTCCATTTTAGACAAGACACAAGGACTGCTCTGTTTTGCCCCGCCCATAAGCGTACGTCACCAGCAACGCTCCATTCCTTGTGTAAGTCCCGCCCTTCCGCACGCGCTCTTCGCCCGCCCTGTTTAACTACGTGCTTGGTTGTGAGTTCCCCCTGTGGAGAGCGTCGAGAACAACGGAGCTGACAGCGGCACCTCCAGTCAAGGGGAAGATGGAGACCAGGGATTCTGACTTCAATATACTCTTAGCCACTGATTCGTACAAGGTGAGGAGACGCTTATGCTTTATGTCGGTCTCAGGTCCAGGATCAGCGGCTCGGCTCGTCGGAAGACGCTGGATGCTGGATGCTGGATGctgaatgatgaatgatgaaacGGGGAAAGGTGCTTTCGTATTGTCGAGGCCATCACGTTGTGTCTCGGGCTgcgctcagtgtgtgtgtgtgtgtgtgtgcgcgcgcgcgcgcgcgcgtgtgtgtgtcatctCGGTAGGCCAGACCGGGAGGAGGATATGGCAGGtagagtgatttttttttttacaggacgTTAGGGTCAGTAAGCTGACTGCTGCCCGGCTCCGTCctccagacagacaggtgaagaaGGTAAGGAGCCGGCTCCAGATTTCAGGGCGTCATGAGGCTGTAGATGATTGATTGCAGCGAACCTAATGAGCTCCTCGTGTACTGAGGATGACTTGACATGTCcttgctttaacacacacacacacacatacacacatccgCTCCTGGAAGCAAAACTGAAAGCATTGATATCTCACTTTGAGGAAAGTGAAAGCTACCATGCAGCCTTTTCTTTATGGCAGTGCGCACTTTGCTGTGGACGTGAAGCACGTGATGGTCGAGGATGCACGCTCATAGTTAATCAGCTCCTTTTCATAGCAACGTacagctgatgtgtgtgagaaacagagCAAACATTGCACAGTAGGATAGTGtctcagtgacacacacacacacacacctacagtgaGAGGTCACTGCATGAGAACCAGTATCCTTGCTGTCACAGCTCAGTCTGTAAATTGATGAACTCATTCTGACTGAGGTGCAGTAAATTTCCGTTCTCTTCCAAGTCTATATCCAGCTCCAGACAGTGGGTTAGATGTGTTGGGAAGGTTTATTTACAGCTCATTGTGTCATGTGGGAAGAGATTTAACATTAGAGGGTGAACTTTTCATaccacacagctctcacaagttcacaagcgtgtgtgtgtgtatacttggaaAGACCCCAGGTTTTTATCATGACATAATGCACTAACATGAAGCCAGCCTGGAAACTACTGGACAGCTCtaagtgttttcattttttaaaacaaaatctgcGTTTAGAAGTTTTGATATGAAACTGATAACGTTCACCGAGCTGTCGGCGCTTCAcgtcatcacatcacacagtaGCAGGAACCTGATGCTGTGTTCACATGTTTACTGTAAATTAACGGGTTATGAGTGATGACTGCCGGGAATTTGATGAACAACATGATAATATATGCTGTGTAAATCCTGCTTGGGTTATTTGTTGGGATAGAACATTTTTTCCCATAATGAATTAGGAATACAGGATCTTGATTCACAGTTTCATGAATGAGAGTACAGTAAAGTCATGAATGAGCTGGACGCCTTGGACGATGACCAGAGTCCCACTTGCAGTTTTTTAAGGATATGCTGTAGACTCAGCATTGAGTGAGTAGTGTTTGCTGGAGTAGAAACCTTTAATAACTctataaataatgtgtgtgtgttttgacatgTCATT from Hemibagrus wyckioides isolate EC202008001 linkage group LG19, SWU_Hwy_1.0, whole genome shotgun sequence encodes the following:
- the pik3cg gene encoding phosphatidylinositol 4,5-bisphosphate 3-kinase catalytic subunit gamma isoform isoform X1 translates to MEQHVSDDESPVVLRGEIRRRRRKMKAFTSNSSTAMDHLSLEFVLPTTNKTTKNPDTLQLDVIGNWTVEQVKTQLWLKAVTTNVCPEFYQKYSPDHCILLYQKKGSWCEIYDKHQVFQTLDCIRYWKALKKEVGKIYLVLRPQPSEESIQYQKFLNHLIGYDVTDVSNVHDDELEFTRRKLLTTRKIELADRDPKLYSMDPWIATKALPDYLLSKITNNHILLVIHRDTSSQTIKVSIDDTPFHILQSFFIKTVNKRALLGIPEDVNESDFVLRVCGREEYLFGDYPIKNFHWIRQCLKSGEEIHLVLESPPNPEQDVVQKEDWSQVDDCTGVAGTHEQLTINEKDHEKVFTVSLWDCNRKFRVKILGIDIPVLPCNSELMVFVEASIFHGQQLLAQERTPSKPFTEEVLWNSWLDFNIKIKDLPKGARLNLQVLCGKAQTQTSRDSSSLESKNKSRLLYYVNLLVVDHRSLLRQGEFILHMWKMPEKSEDNSSVNADKLTSATNPDKTSSMAIAVLLDKYCYPVALPKSRDSRDASEMEGERGKREMPNHLRKQFDQIVATDPLHPLSVEDKELLWHFRQECVRHPSAYPKFLGSVKWGKQEAVMATHHLLDKSTAWDRSPLDVGLAMQLLDCHFSDANVRTMAVRKLETLGDDDVLRYLLQLVQAVKFEPYHDSALARFLLKRALRSKRIGHFLFWFLRSEIAQSMHYQQRYAVILEAYLRGCGDAMLQDFRKQVEITEALQKVTREVKAISAEKYDVSPQVVFQLRQKLESLQMQGLPESFKVPYDPGLRAGSLVIEQCKVMASKKKPLWLQFKRADPTTLSSDTIGIIFKDGDDLRQDMLILQILLIMESIWETESLDLSLLPYGCISTGNKIGMIEIVKDATTIANIQQSTVGNTGAFKDEILNQWLRDKCVNEDKYQQAVERFVYSCGGYCVATYVLGIGDRHNDNIMVTESGNLFHIDFGHILGNYKSFLGITKERVPFVLTPDFLYVMGTTGKKTSPNFFMFQNICVKAYLALRHHTNLLIILFSMMLMTGMPQLTSKEDIEYIREALTVGCTEDVAQRHFLDQIEICRDKGWTVQFNWFLHLVLGIKQGVEKRSA